Proteins from one Ictidomys tridecemlineatus isolate mIctTri1 chromosome 14, mIctTri1.hap1, whole genome shotgun sequence genomic window:
- the LOC120893104 gene encoding uncharacterized protein LOC120893104: MMSERQAFTNGCRKIQTRIDSGLAGRKKKITALRTKRGHQKEFLTPPLAHEHLPNYNQPKTLARVPRARPCAPRPARPCALASSSRPGLPEGGRAPPHPRGLGSPPAQPCAPSADLALHVQPGHTRGAPAFSRAVPGVWDPICAAHGRGCWGAGAELSCPLQIPGTFTGQIPLRRGDASGALGASPPLSSAAALSLGGAGPGWTGVHFSPTS, encoded by the coding sequence ATGATGTCAGAGCGTCAGGCTTTCACGAATGGATGCAGGAAAATACAGACCAGGATAGACTCCGGTTTggcaggcaggaaaaaaaaaatcacggcCCTTCGCACAAAAAGAGGACACCAGAAAGAATTCCTTACACCTCCTCTCGCCCATGAACACTTACCCAATTACAATCAGCCCAAGACCTTGGCTCGTGTCCCCCGGGCCAGGCCCTGCGCCCCGAGGCCTGCGCGTCCCTGCGCCTTGGCTTCCTCCTCGCGCCCCGGGCTGCCAGAAGGCGGCCGCGCGCCCCCGCACCCGCGGGGCCTCGGCTCCCCGCCGGCCCAGCCCTGCGCCCCCTCGGCCGACTTAGCCCTGCACGTGCAGCCGGGCCACACTCGCGGAGCGCCGGCCTTCAGCCGCGCAGTTCCCGGCGTTTGGGACCCAATCTGCGCGGCCCATGGGCGCGGCTGCTGGGGGGCGGGCGCCGAGCTCTCCTGCCCTCTCCAGATCCCTGGGACCTTCACGGGCCAGATTCCGCTGCGGCGGGGAGACGCCTCCGGAGCTCTCGGCGCAagtcctcctctctcctctgcagCTGCGCTCTCGCTGGGTGGGGCCGGGCCGGGCTGGACTGGGGTCCACTTCTCCCCCACTTCCTAA
- the Fam149a gene encoding protein FAM149A isoform X2, whose protein sequence is MLFEGKVSPQTQNLVTECGEWARRSLHLRVLGRQLILPTDEGFQHLQGNVPSSAGHKPLSDAPECSSNTHQLCISGSQIIPATLSASALPGPVGTGTAHLTACSSLEEEVYDMDGKVEEYFAFDKKEDGDERLERKPAHRGRKWHKHGLPPISPHDCIKDAVAAEVFDHVWKNVVEILEGLIRKHWETTLKEGKKQKEKLKVSENRPSQVLLSQLSTDVASVPPSRSSEARSLPMASHLNLPQIHRFSNNFYSDLNGVMTIQAKPLQQRPMYFVDRTQNEQEDKSSSMGASAPSSTRFRLARISDTHRLQTSARKIPAHRRLPSLTSDSQRIKTPNMYSDEILRGTKLQTGLDHVSSAPVQTSWSRLPPIGSEAGEQITAVSGSRSVSYRGRYPQNHVSSAMPDGIERSPLREKTITLEQLSRPNTTHTFRSDTPRKGSLTQMEFAGHTWTGQSILIGSQYLPKSFQRTTVTSRKRFQVAS, encoded by the exons ATGCTATTTGAGGGGAAAGTAAGCCCTCAGACTCAGAATCTAGTGACTGAATGTGGTGAATGGGCAAGAAGATCCCTCCATCTAAG AGTATTAGGAAGACAGCTTATCCTGCCAACTGATGAAGGGTTCCAACACTTGCAGGGCAATGTGCCTAGTTCTGCTGGCCACAAACCCTTATCTGATGCCCCAGAATGCAGCAGCAACACCCACCA GTTGTGCATCTCTGGTTCTCAAATAATCCCAGCCACACTCTCAGCCTCTGCCCTGCCAGGCCCTGTAGGCACAGGGACTGCCCACCTCACAGCATGTTCATCCCTGGAAGAAGAGGTTTACGATATGGATGGAAAAGTGGAAGAATATTTTGCTTTTGACAAAAAAGAGGA TGGTGATGAACGTCTTGAACGGAAACCAGCTCACCGTGGCAGGAAGTGGCATAAACATGGACTTCCTCCTATTTCCCCTCATGACTGTATCAAAGATGCTGTGGCAGCAGAAGTGTTTGATCATGTCTGGAAAAATGTGGTAGAAATATTAGAAGGACTGATTAGAAAACACTGGGAAACTACACTTAAAG aagggaaaaaacagaaagaaaagttgaaaGTCTCTGAAAATAGACCCTCACAGGTACTCCTTTCCCAGCTGAGCACTGATGTGGCCAGCGTCCCCCCATCCAGGAGTTCTGAAGCTCGCAGCTTGCCCATGGCTTCTCATCTTAATCTACCCCAG ATTCATCGCTTCTCCAACAATTTCTACAGCGATTTGAATGGTGTGATGACAATTCAAGCAAAACCACTCCAGCAGAGACCTATGTATTTTGTGGATAGAACACA AAATGAACAAGAGGACAAATCATCTAGTATGGGCGCCAGTGCTCCGTCCTCTACACGGTTCCGCCTGGCTAGAATCTCAGATACTCACAGATTACAGACTTCTGCCAGGAAAATACCAGCGCACCGGAGGCTGCCTTCTCTTACTTCAGATTCACAGAGAATAAAAACCCCCAATATGTACAGTGATGAAATTCTTAGGGGAACAAAACT GCAAACTGGCCTAGACCATGTGTCTTCCGCACCGGTTCAAACCTCCTGGAGCAGGTTGCCCCCAATAGGCTCGGAGGCTGGGGAGCAGATCACAGCTGTTTCCGGATCCCGCTCTGTTTCT TACAGGGGAAGGTATCCCCAAAACCACGTGTCAAGTGCAATGCCTGATGGCATAGAAAGATCCCCTCTTCGAGAAAAAACCATTACCCTGGAACAACTTTCAAGGCCCAACACAACCCATACATTCCGG TCGGATACACCTCGAAAAGGTTCACTGACACAGATGGAATTTGCTGGTCACACATGGACAGGTCAAAGTATTTTGATAg